One Thermococcus sp. genomic window, AAAATCCTCGTCTCGGAAAATGCCAGCGACGAGAAGCTGAAAGCCGTTTCGGTTTACGGCGGCGAGGTCATCAGGGTTCGCGGTGACTACGGGAGGCTCTACTTCGAGAGCCTGAAGTTAGGAGAAAGGCTCGGCGTCTACTTCGTCAACTCGGACAACCCCTTCAGAATCGAGGGCTACAAGGGAATATCCTTCGAAATTGCCGAGGAGATAACGCCGGACTACGTTCTGATTCCCACCAGCTCCGGCGGCCTCTTCAGGGGGATAGCGAAGGGCTTCATTGAGCTGAGGGAGAGCGGGCTGATTGAAGACCTCCCAACTCTGATAGCGGTGCAGGCCGAGGGCTGTTCGCCGATATGCAGAGCGTTTAAAGAGGGCAGGGAGAATATAGAGCGCTTCGAAAGGCCCGAGACGGTAGCGAAGGCCATAGCCAACCCCTATCCACCGAGCGGGAACGCGGTTCTGAAGCTGCTCCGCGAGTTCGACTGGGCGTGCGTCACCGTGAGCGACGGGGAGATAGTCGAGGCTCAGAAGAAGCTGGCCGGTGAAGGCCTCTTCGTCCAGCCGGCGAGTGCAACCGGGATAGCGGCGCTGAAAAAGCTCGTTGAAAGCGGAACAATCTCCGAGAACGCAAAGGTCGTCTCCATCCTCACCGGCTCCGGGCTGAAGACGCTTTCCCATGCGGAGGGGGGTGGGATTAGGGAGTGCCCGCTTGAAGGACTGGAAGACTGCATTAGAAGTGGTTCATAAAGAAGCGCTTTGCCTGTTGCTTGTTCCCCTCATTTTTCTCGGACATCAGATCAGGGTTCTCAGCAAATAGGAGCTCATAAAGGCGTTTTAGAAGGAGCATAAACCCAGCATAAAGCCACACAAAGAACGCAGCGATGCCGTTGGTAAGGTAACCCCAGAAGAGTAGCGTTCCGACTATAACACCGAACGACAGGATAACCATGAGCCTGAGCAGGAGCGCATAACCGTAGCGCTCCATCAACAGGCCAAAATCCATACCACCCACCAAACATTTACAACTGTGTAAATGTTTATAAAATTTACTCCAGCCTAAAGTCTAGAAGAAAACAGCAAAGGGATAGAACCGGACAAAACGTATAAATGGGAAAGATGTAGCAACACCGGTGATACCATGCTGATCGGAGCCGCGGTTATGCCCCACGGAAACCCCGTCCTGGAGCCGGAAGACGATGAGACACGGAGGCTCGCGGAAGTCCTCAGAAAGATAGGCGAGGAGTTCAAAGAAGCTGAAGCCTACGTCCTCATCAGTCCCCACAACGTCAGGATGAGCGACCACCTCGGCGTGGTCATGGCGGAGCACCTCGTTTCCTGGCTCGGCTTCGAGGGCAGGGAGCTCCCAGGCGAATGGGAGACCGAAAGGGAACTCGCGAGGAGAATCTACGAATCGGCAAAGAGCGCGGGCCTGCCAGTGGTGGACATGAACTTCGCCGCACTGAGCGGGGACTACTCCCGGTGGCCGCTGAGCTGGGGCGAGCTTATACCACTCCACTTCCTCAAAAAGAGGCCTCTCGTCCTCCTGACACCGGCCAGGAACGTGCCCAGAGAGGTGCTCGTCCGCTTCGGTGAGATCATCGGTGACGTCATAGAGGGGAGCAGGAAGAGGGTGGCATTCATAGCCAGCGCCGACCACGGGCACGGGCACGACGAGAACGGCCCCTACGGAAAGGTGGAGGAGAGCGAGGAGTACGACAGGCTCATCATGGACATCATCTCGGAAAACAGGCTGGAAAAGCTCATGGAAATTCCCGAAGAGCTCGTGAGAAAAGCGTTGGTGGACAGCTACTGGCAGCTCCTCGTCCTCCACGGCCTCCTGAAGCGGGTGCAGATGGATGTGATGGAAACCGCCTACGCCTGTCCGACCTACTTCGGCATGGCTGGGGCGCTGTGGGTGAGAACCAACTCGCTCTAACCTATCAAAATCCCTCCATCAAACCTCATGTGGGGGCCACCTGAACTGACCCACACCATCTGTGTACCCTTCCCACACGCTCCCAAGGCAGATCCAAAGTCATTCCCAACGGCGGAGATATGTTTAACGGCCTCGACAGCGATTCCAGTTATTGAGGCGTCCTTTATAGGTTCGGCCAGCTCCCCGTTTCGTATCGTATACCCCAGTGCAACGCCAACCTGAAAAGCAGTGTTGAGCTGAGCCTGGCCACCCCTGGGAAGAAGGAGGTAGTAACCAAACTCTATGTCCTCAATCATCTCCTCAACGCTCCAGTCCCCGGGCTCAAAATAGGTATTCCTCATTCTAATTTTTGGGGGGTTAAGGTAATTCTCGGCCCTCGAACGCCCGTTCGGCTCGATACCCAGTCTAAACGCCCACTCCCTATCAACCAAGAGTTCATTCAGGATTCCGTTCTTCAGAATTTCCACCTTTTCAACTGGAACACCCTCATCATCGTATTTGTCGTTCCCAAAGCCGTTTTCTATCACACCGTCGCTCATGCTCACGAACTCGGGAGCTATTTCCTGACCAAGCATGCCATTAAGAACCGAGTTCTGGGTCAGGTCAGCTTCCACAGGATGCCCCAATGCCTCGTGTGCAATCAGCGCCGAGAACTTCGGGGAGAGCACAATCGACCATTCACCCCGCTTAGGCCTGACTGCACGAAATTGAGGACGGAGACGCTCCAGTATTCTCCCGGCAACTTCCTCGTTTGGGTTCGTCTCAAAAATTTCCCAGCCGGTATCGACTCCACCGATATTATCCCCTGCTGAGGCAACGGTACTACCCGACCGTCCAACCGCGGTAGCCATCTGGAAGAGGTAGTTGTAGTCCCATTCGATTTCCGTTCCCTCACTCGTTATTAGAATCTTCCTCCCGCTGCCGTCCTCGTAATGAATCCATGCAGACTTAACGGCGGGGTCTTCATAAAGCAGGGAACCCAGTCCCTCAACGTGGGCAACTTTCTCTTCAAGGCTTACCTGAGAGGGTTTGACCCTCATCCTGCTCTCTACGAAATCCCGCACCGGTTTAATCTCAGCCAGTTCAATTTTTTCCTTCTTGGCCAGAGCGGCAGCCTTAGCAAGTCGATAGGCTTCATCAATCGCCCGCTCAATATCGTTTAATCTGCTGGTCGCAGAAAACCCCCACGCACCATCCGCCAGAACCCTGACACCAAGGCCCTCCCTCAGTCTTTCGGAGAAGGCATCCAATCTTCCGTCCCTATAGTCGAGGGTTAAGACTCTAACGCTCTCAAACCTGAGCTCCACGTATTCCGCCCGGAGCCGCTCCGCCCATCTAATGGCCCTTTCGAGCCGATCAATCAAGTTCCCACCTCACCCCACGTCAAAGCTTATCTCCACCAGCTCCTTGCTCCTCCTGAAACGGACTTTCCGGATTTTTATCTCCCCTACCTCCCCGGTTGTCCGCGTGTGCTCTTTGTTGCACGCGTTGACGTTCCAGCCCTCTATGACGACGACCCTGAGGGTTCTCACCTCCGGCGGAATCGGAAAGAGGTCGTACATGTCCTCACCGAAGCGCTCCTCGGCCTCTTCCCGGGGCAGCTCGTAAACCTTAACCGGGGCGTCTTCCTTTACCTTCTCGTTGGCGAGGCGCTCTATCTCGGCAACCTCCTCCGGCGTTGGCTTCCTGTCAAACTTGACCGTTAGCCTTCCATGGTTCCCGTCCACGTAAACGCCCGCCGTCCACTTGGCCTTTTCACCCAGAACCCTGACAACGGCACCCTTTACAACGTGCAGGGCGGTGTGGGTTCTGACTTCTATCGGGAGCATCGCCACCACTCACCTACATTCGTGGGAGGATTATTAACCGTTGCGCTCCGAGCGGCAGGGGTTGCGAACATCCAGAATATGAGGTTATCAACCCTCCGGGTAAATTCAAACGGAGATTATCCAGCCGTGTTTGAAGGTTTTTCAGTTTCCTACTGTCCGTATCGAATAATTCCCGCCAGAAGTTTGCACCATTAAACAAAAACCGTTATAAATGCCAAAAACGATACACCAGTGCCAGGTTAAAAACTTTTGAGGTGGTCACCATGGCCGAAAAGAAGAGAAAGAGGGTTCTCATTTTGG contains:
- a CDS encoding extradiol dioxygenase yields the protein MLIGAAVMPHGNPVLEPEDDETRRLAEVLRKIGEEFKEAEAYVLISPHNVRMSDHLGVVMAEHLVSWLGFEGRELPGEWETERELARRIYESAKSAGLPVVDMNFAALSGDYSRWPLSWGELIPLHFLKKRPLVLLTPARNVPREVLVRFGEIIGDVIEGSRKRVAFIASADHGHGHDENGPYGKVEESEEYDRLIMDIISENRLEKLMEIPEELVRKALVDSYWQLLVLHGLLKRVQMDVMETAYACPTYFGMAGALWVRTNSL
- a CDS encoding TldD/PmbA family protein, giving the protein MDRLERAIRWAERLRAEYVELRFESVRVLTLDYRDGRLDAFSERLREGLGVRVLADGAWGFSATSRLNDIERAIDEAYRLAKAAALAKKEKIELAEIKPVRDFVESRMRVKPSQVSLEEKVAHVEGLGSLLYEDPAVKSAWIHYEDGSGRKILITSEGTEIEWDYNYLFQMATAVGRSGSTVASAGDNIGGVDTGWEIFETNPNEEVAGRILERLRPQFRAVRPKRGEWSIVLSPKFSALIAHEALGHPVEADLTQNSVLNGMLGQEIAPEFVSMSDGVIENGFGNDKYDDEGVPVEKVEILKNGILNELLVDREWAFRLGIEPNGRSRAENYLNPPKIRMRNTYFEPGDWSVEEMIEDIEFGYYLLLPRGGQAQLNTAFQVGVALGYTIRNGELAEPIKDASITGIAVEAVKHISAVGNDFGSALGACGKGTQMVWVSSGGPHMRFDGGILIG
- the thrC gene encoding threonine synthase; the protein is MKLVCPICGRTYEEPVQRCECGGPVEFERFTGEPYIGKNVWERFWDFWPVEPVLELTLGEGDTPLVRSKIGVELGVKLYLKNETANPTWSFKDRGTFLAMSYALKAGYRAVGTVSTGNMAASVSAYASRFGLDAKILVSENASDEKLKAVSVYGGEVIRVRGDYGRLYFESLKLGERLGVYFVNSDNPFRIEGYKGISFEIAEEITPDYVLIPTSSGGLFRGIAKGFIELRESGLIEDLPTLIAVQAEGCSPICRAFKEGRENIERFERPETVAKAIANPYPPSGNAVLKLLREFDWACVTVSDGEIVEAQKKLAGEGLFVQPASATGIAALKKLVESGTISENAKVVSILTGSGLKTLSHAEGGGIRECPLEGLEDCIRSGS
- a CDS encoding alanyl-tRNA editing protein, giving the protein MLPIEVRTHTALHVVKGAVVRVLGEKAKWTAGVYVDGNHGRLTVKFDRKPTPEEVAEIERLANEKVKEDAPVKVYELPREEAEERFGEDMYDLFPIPPEVRTLRVVVIEGWNVNACNKEHTRTTGEVGEIKIRKVRFRRSKELVEISFDVG